From the Sporichthyaceae bacterium genome, one window contains:
- the ligA gene encoding NAD-dependent DNA ligase LigA: MTTPDEVSVEASPEARARHAELADRIGEAGFQYHVLDRPTISDADYDALMRELLALEDAHPELRTPDSPSQKVGGAISNEFAEVTHLERMMSLDNAFSAADLTAWAARLDREGGSGADFLCELKVDGLAVALVYEQGRLIRAATRGDGTTGEDVTPNVRTLAGIPERLTGAEVPELIEVRGEVYFPRADFADLNASLVEAGKKPFANPRNAAAGSLRMKDPRITASRPLRMVVHGIGAATGLTADRQSEVYELLGALGLPVATTFKRAKDLTEVQDYIEYYRKHRHSVVHEIDGVVVKVDQRDLQRRLGSTSRAPRWAIAFKYPPEEVNTKLRDILVNVGRTGRATPFGVMEPVVVSGSTVGMATLHNAREVKRKGVLIGDTVVLRKAGDVIPEIVAPVVELRDGTEREFVMPTHCPACNTELRPEKEADVDLRCPNSRYCPSQLRERVSHVGGRGALDIEILGWKAAIALLDSGVIGDEGDLFTLDEAALAQSRFFTKADGTLSANSAKFLAALEAAKSRPLWRVLVALSIRHVGPTAAEALARQFRSIPAIIDADEEALAAADDVGPTIAAAVREWFAEDWRRAIVDKWAAAGVRMMDEVADEGPRPLEGVSVVVTGSLERWSRDEATLAIQNLGGKVSGSVSKKTGFVVVGDSPGSKYEKAVSLGVPILDEAGFAVLLEQGPEPARAVAQPQTPDL, translated from the coding sequence ATGACCACACCTGACGAGGTGTCGGTCGAGGCGTCGCCGGAGGCTCGGGCCCGGCACGCCGAACTGGCGGACCGCATTGGCGAGGCCGGGTTCCAGTACCACGTGCTGGACCGCCCGACCATCTCCGACGCCGACTACGACGCCTTGATGCGTGAGCTGCTCGCGTTGGAGGACGCGCACCCGGAGCTGCGCACCCCGGACTCCCCGTCGCAGAAGGTCGGTGGGGCAATCAGCAACGAGTTCGCCGAGGTGACCCACCTCGAGCGGATGATGAGCCTGGACAACGCGTTCAGCGCCGCGGACCTCACCGCCTGGGCTGCGCGACTGGACCGCGAGGGTGGCAGCGGGGCCGATTTCCTCTGTGAGCTGAAGGTCGACGGTCTGGCCGTCGCCCTCGTCTACGAGCAGGGCCGCCTGATCCGCGCCGCCACCCGCGGCGACGGCACGACCGGCGAGGACGTCACCCCGAACGTGCGCACGCTGGCGGGGATCCCGGAACGACTGACCGGCGCCGAGGTGCCCGAGCTGATCGAGGTCCGTGGCGAGGTGTACTTCCCGCGGGCCGACTTCGCGGACCTCAACGCGAGCCTGGTCGAGGCCGGCAAGAAACCGTTCGCCAACCCACGTAACGCCGCGGCCGGGTCGCTGCGGATGAAGGACCCGCGGATCACCGCGTCCCGGCCGTTGCGGATGGTCGTGCACGGGATCGGTGCGGCTACCGGGCTGACCGCCGACCGGCAGTCCGAGGTCTACGAACTGCTCGGGGCGCTCGGCCTGCCGGTGGCCACGACCTTCAAGCGGGCGAAGGATCTGACGGAGGTTCAGGACTACATCGAGTACTACCGCAAGCACCGGCACTCGGTGGTGCACGAGATCGACGGCGTGGTCGTGAAGGTCGACCAGCGCGACCTGCAGCGCCGGCTCGGGTCGACGTCGCGGGCCCCACGCTGGGCGATCGCGTTCAAGTACCCGCCGGAGGAGGTCAACACCAAGCTGCGCGACATCCTCGTCAACGTCGGGCGCACCGGGCGGGCGACACCGTTCGGCGTGATGGAGCCGGTCGTGGTCTCCGGGTCGACGGTCGGGATGGCGACTCTGCACAACGCGCGGGAGGTCAAGCGCAAGGGCGTGCTGATCGGCGACACGGTCGTGCTGCGCAAGGCCGGCGACGTGATCCCGGAGATCGTCGCCCCGGTGGTCGAACTGCGCGACGGCACCGAGCGCGAGTTCGTGATGCCGACGCACTGCCCAGCCTGCAACACCGAACTGCGGCCGGAGAAGGAGGCCGACGTCGACCTGCGTTGCCCGAACTCCCGGTACTGCCCGTCACAATTGCGGGAGCGGGTCTCGCACGTCGGCGGTCGCGGGGCCCTGGACATCGAGATCCTGGGGTGGAAGGCCGCGATCGCGTTGCTGGACAGCGGTGTCATCGGCGACGAGGGCGACCTGTTCACCCTCGACGAGGCCGCGCTCGCGCAGTCCCGGTTCTTCACCAAGGCCGACGGGACGCTGTCCGCGAACTCCGCCAAGTTCCTGGCCGCACTCGAGGCGGCGAAGTCCCGGCCGCTGTGGCGGGTGCTGGTCGCGCTGTCCATCCGCCACGTCGGGCCGACTGCCGCCGAGGCACTGGCCCGCCAGTTCCGGTCGATCCCGGCGATCATCGACGCCGACGAGGAGGCCCTGGCCGCCGCCGACGACGTCGGGCCCACGATCGCCGCGGCGGTGCGCGAGTGGTTCGCCGAGGACTGGCGGCGCGCGATCGTAGACAAGTGGGCTGCTGCGGGCGTCCGAATGATGGACGAGGTCGCCGACGAAGGCCCCCGGCCGTTGGAAGGCGTCTCGGTGGTGGTCACCGGCTCGCTGGAACGCTGGTCCCGGGATGAGGCCACGCTGGCGATCCAGAACCTCGGAGGCAAGGTCAGCGGCTCGGTGTCGAAGAAGACCGGCTTCGTCGTCGTCGGCGACAGCCCGGGCTCGAAGTACGAGAAGGCCGTCAGTCTCGGCGTCCCGATCCTCGACGAGGCCGGGTTCGCGGTGCTGCTCGAGCAGGGCCCCGAGCCTGCCCGAGCGGTTGCCCAACCCCAGACCCCCGACTTGTGA
- the gatC gene encoding Asp-tRNA(Asn)/Glu-tRNA(Gln) amidotransferase subunit GatC translates to MSITRDEVAHLARLARLDLSEEELARMPGQLDAILGAVAQVSEVAGPDVPPTSHAIGLVNVLREDVVRPCLTSAAALSGAPAAEDERFRVPRILGEEP, encoded by the coding sequence GTGTCCATCACCCGCGACGAGGTGGCTCACCTCGCTCGGCTGGCCCGTCTCGACCTGTCCGAGGAGGAGCTGGCCCGCATGCCCGGGCAACTCGACGCGATCCTCGGCGCGGTCGCCCAGGTCTCGGAGGTGGCGGGCCCCGACGTGCCGCCCACCTCGCACGCGATCGGCCTGGTGAACGTGCTGCGGGAGGACGTCGTCCGCCCGTGCCTGACCTCGGCCGCCGCGCTCTCGGGAGCACCCGCCGCCGAGGACGAGCGCTTCCGGGTGCCGCGGATCCTGGGGGAGGAGCCGTGA
- the gatA gene encoding Asp-tRNA(Asn)/Glu-tRNA(Gln) amidotransferase subunit GatA: protein MSELTRLDAVGVAAAIASGAASAVEVTQAHLDRIAKTDATLGSFLHVDAEGALSAAAAVDAKRAAGERLGPLAGVPLALKDVLTQDGIPTTCGSKILEGWRPPYDSTVVRRLRAADVVILGKTNMDEFAMGSSTENSAYGPTRNPWDTDRVPGGSSGGSAAAVAGFQVPLSIGTDTGGSIRQPAALTGIVGAKPTYGGVSRYGLVAFSSSLDQAGPFARTVLDAALLHEAIGGHDPCDSTSISAAVPPVVEAARAADVAGMRVGVVCELGGEGYQDGVNARFAEAVAILRDLGAEVVEVSCTHFSYGLPAYYLIAPSEASSNLARFDAMRYGLRVGDDGTAGVEEVMSRTRAAGFGAEVKRRIILGTYALSAGYYDAYYGSALKVRTLIIRDFAAAFTKADVLISPTAPTTAWRIGEKVHDPLAMYRGDLCTIPASLAGIPAMSVPIGLAAEDGLPAGLQIMAPAMADERMYRVGAALENALRERDGKLLIEGAPQS, encoded by the coding sequence GTGAGCGAGCTGACCCGGCTCGATGCGGTGGGGGTCGCCGCAGCGATCGCCTCCGGCGCGGCAAGCGCCGTCGAGGTGACGCAGGCGCACCTGGACCGCATCGCCAAGACCGACGCGACCCTGGGCTCCTTCCTGCACGTCGACGCCGAGGGTGCGCTGAGCGCGGCTGCGGCCGTGGACGCCAAGCGCGCGGCCGGTGAGCGTCTCGGCCCCCTGGCCGGAGTGCCGCTGGCGTTGAAGGACGTCCTGACCCAGGACGGCATCCCGACCACGTGCGGGTCGAAAATCCTGGAGGGCTGGCGGCCGCCGTACGACTCCACGGTCGTGCGCCGGCTGCGGGCGGCCGACGTGGTGATCCTCGGCAAGACCAACATGGACGAGTTCGCGATGGGTTCCTCCACCGAGAACTCCGCCTACGGACCCACCCGCAACCCCTGGGACACCGACCGGGTGCCGGGCGGTTCGTCCGGCGGTTCCGCGGCGGCGGTCGCCGGGTTCCAGGTCCCGCTGTCGATCGGCACCGACACCGGTGGCTCGATCCGGCAACCGGCCGCGCTGACCGGCATCGTAGGCGCCAAGCCGACCTACGGCGGGGTAAGCCGTTACGGGCTGGTGGCGTTCTCCTCCAGCCTCGACCAGGCCGGGCCGTTCGCCCGCACCGTGCTGGACGCGGCTCTGCTGCACGAGGCGATCGGCGGGCACGACCCCTGCGACTCGACCTCCATCAGCGCGGCGGTCCCGCCGGTCGTCGAGGCCGCCCGCGCGGCCGACGTGGCCGGCATGCGGGTCGGCGTGGTGTGTGAACTCGGTGGCGAGGGCTACCAGGACGGCGTGAACGCGCGTTTCGCCGAAGCCGTCGCGATCCTGCGCGACCTCGGTGCCGAGGTTGTCGAGGTGTCGTGCACCCACTTCTCGTACGGGCTGCCGGCGTACTACCTCATCGCGCCGAGTGAGGCCTCCTCGAACCTGGCCCGGTTCGACGCGATGCGCTACGGCCTGCGGGTCGGCGACGACGGCACGGCCGGCGTCGAGGAGGTCATGTCGCGCACCCGGGCCGCCGGGTTCGGCGCCGAGGTCAAGCGACGCATCATCCTCGGCACCTACGCGTTGTCGGCGGGCTACTACGACGCCTACTACGGCAGCGCGCTGAAGGTCCGCACGTTGATCATCCGCGACTTCGCGGCCGCGTTCACGAAGGCCGATGTGCTGATCTCGCCGACCGCTCCGACCACCGCGTGGCGTATCGGTGAGAAGGTGCACGACCCATTGGCGATGTACCGCGGCGACCTGTGCACGATCCCGGCCAGCCTCGCGGGCATTCCCGCGATGTCGGTTCCGATCGGCCTCGCGGCCGAGGACGGCCTGCCTGCCGGGCTGCAGATCATGGCACCCGCGATGGCCGACGAGCGCATGTACCGGGTCGGCGCCGCACTGGAGAACGCGCTGCGGGAACGCGACGGAAAGCTGTTGATCGAGGGGGCACCGCAATCGTGA
- the gatB gene encoding Asp-tRNA(Asn)/Glu-tRNA(Gln) amidotransferase subunit GatB, protein MSTVTSVLVPYDEAIAAYEPLIGLEVHVELGTASKMFCGCATAFGAAPNTQVCPTCLGLPGSLPVANAKAIESIVRLGLALNCSIAASCRFARKNYFYPDMPKDFQISQYDEPICTDGYLDVEVERKTVRIEIERVHLEEDTGKSTHIGGATGRIHGASHSLVDYNRAGIPLVEVVTRPVPGTGAMAPVVAKAYVTELRDICRTLGISDVRMEEGSLRCDANVSLAKPGAKWGTRTETKNVNSLRSVERAVRHEISRQAGVLNAGGRVIQETRHFNEDAGTTTSGRSKETAEDYRYFPEPDLVPVAPDPAWVESLRAALPELPAARRRRLQSEWNLSDLELESLLNAGAVEPVEATVALGASPDASRKWWLGEIARAANVAGVEVTELPITPADVHAVIGLVDAGKLNDKLARQVIEGVLAGEGSPEQIVAARGLAVVSDTGALATAVDAAIEANADVAEKIRGGKVAAVGALVGAVMKSTRGQADAATVKALILDRLGVTEG, encoded by the coding sequence GTGAGCACTGTGACGAGCGTTCTGGTTCCCTACGACGAGGCGATCGCGGCCTACGAGCCACTGATCGGGCTCGAGGTCCACGTCGAGCTCGGCACCGCGTCGAAGATGTTCTGCGGCTGCGCGACCGCGTTCGGGGCAGCCCCCAACACGCAGGTCTGCCCGACGTGCCTGGGCCTGCCGGGTTCGCTTCCGGTGGCCAACGCCAAGGCGATCGAATCGATCGTCCGGCTCGGGCTGGCGCTGAACTGCTCGATCGCCGCGTCCTGTCGGTTCGCACGGAAGAACTACTTCTACCCGGACATGCCGAAGGACTTCCAGATCTCGCAGTACGACGAGCCGATCTGCACCGACGGCTACCTCGACGTGGAGGTCGAGCGGAAGACCGTCCGCATCGAGATCGAGAGGGTCCACCTGGAGGAGGACACCGGCAAGTCGACCCACATCGGCGGGGCCACCGGTCGGATTCACGGGGCGTCACATTCCTTGGTGGACTACAACCGCGCCGGGATCCCGTTGGTCGAGGTCGTCACCCGCCCGGTGCCCGGCACCGGCGCGATGGCCCCGGTGGTCGCGAAGGCCTACGTCACCGAGCTGCGCGACATCTGCCGGACGCTGGGGATCTCCGACGTTCGCATGGAGGAGGGCTCGCTGCGCTGCGACGCCAACGTCTCGCTGGCCAAGCCCGGGGCGAAGTGGGGCACCCGCACCGAGACCAAGAACGTGAACTCGCTGCGCTCGGTGGAACGAGCCGTGCGCCACGAGATCTCCCGGCAGGCGGGTGTTCTCAATGCGGGCGGCCGGGTGATCCAGGAGACCCGGCACTTCAACGAGGACGCCGGCACGACAACCTCGGGGCGCAGCAAGGAGACCGCCGAGGACTACCGGTACTTCCCGGAGCCGGACCTGGTCCCGGTCGCGCCGGACCCGGCCTGGGTCGAGTCGTTGCGCGCAGCGCTGCCGGAGCTGCCGGCAGCCCGGCGGCGGCGGTTGCAGAGCGAGTGGAACCTGTCCGACCTCGAGCTGGAGTCGCTGCTCAACGCGGGCGCGGTCGAGCCGGTGGAGGCCACGGTCGCGCTGGGTGCCTCCCCGGATGCGTCCCGCAAGTGGTGGCTGGGCGAGATCGCCCGCGCGGCCAACGTGGCCGGCGTCGAGGTGACCGAACTGCCGATCACCCCGGCCGACGTGCACGCCGTCATCGGCCTGGTTGACGCGGGCAAGCTCAACGACAAGCTGGCCCGCCAGGTGATCGAGGGCGTGCTGGCCGGCGAGGGGAGCCCGGAGCAGATCGTCGCGGCCCGCGGTTTGGCGGTCGTCTCCGACACCGGGGCGTTGGCCACCGCGGTCGACGCCGCGATCGAGGCCAACGCGGACGTCGCGGAGAAGATCCGCGGCGGCAAGGTCGCGGCCGTGGGCGCCCTGGTCGGCGCGGTCATGAAGAGCACCCGGGGCCAGGCCGACGCGGCCACCGTCAAGGCGCTCATCCTCGACCGCCTCGGCGTCACCGAAGGCTGA
- a CDS encoding beta-propeller domain-containing protein → MLAVAVVGTPAGVASGATSPGGSGLRGFGDCPSFTQYMRTVTDPDVGPYGTGGGGPMLYRSAPMTNAASPEARSSSAADGVSNGPTGTNVQEAGVDEPDVAKVDGSTLYTLNGGRLDVVDVSGRTPRARGNLTFPSSSTDELLVLPQHRLLVIGNTWVASYGPGPIRPMPGGPIRRQPSTAMVVRPGSSEASLTVVDVANPDRPAVEWVETISGSYVAARLHDGVARIVLGSAPHVVYRPMQDGESAQAATDANKARLHKAPAEDFLPTRQVHDGAGHLTASGPLLRCTDVSRPAQESGSGIITILTVDTRQDAARFTSARGTGVVGTGDLVYSSADRLYVATTEGGWNSARPVPAAGSTPAAPVERRTAIHAFDATGRAATPYLGSGTVDGFLLGRWAFSEHNGYLRVATTTGQPWAPPGEGPSGPGTSQSSVVVLAEKPDGLRQVGSVSGLGAGERIYGIRWFDDLAAVVTFRQMDPLYLVDLSDPHSPALRGQLELTGYSAYLHPTGSSRLMGIGQDADAQGHPTGLQAQEFDVSRLAHPTRTGKVEFGQGSTTVQNDSRAFTYLTDRQLAVLPAFVTEQVKCPPNAQCYSAGPGFVGQISVPAALAISVDSHGGLHQAGKFVADSMIVRVLPVGGRLVAISGTSVYLLDPDGLKEIGSTRIAPQQANQPQPMTR, encoded by the coding sequence GTGCTCGCCGTCGCTGTCGTCGGGACGCCTGCCGGTGTCGCCTCCGGCGCGACCTCCCCCGGCGGGTCCGGGTTGCGCGGCTTCGGCGACTGCCCGTCGTTCACCCAGTACATGCGCACCGTCACCGACCCCGACGTCGGCCCGTACGGGACCGGTGGCGGTGGGCCGATGCTCTACCGCAGCGCGCCTATGACGAACGCGGCGAGCCCGGAGGCGCGCAGTTCTTCCGCCGCCGACGGGGTGTCCAACGGGCCGACCGGCACCAACGTCCAGGAGGCCGGGGTCGACGAGCCGGACGTGGCGAAGGTCGACGGCTCCACCCTGTACACGCTCAACGGCGGCCGGCTCGACGTCGTCGACGTCAGCGGGCGCACCCCGCGGGCCCGCGGCAACCTCACCTTCCCGAGCAGCTCGACCGACGAGCTGCTGGTACTGCCGCAGCACCGCCTGCTGGTCATCGGCAACACGTGGGTCGCTTCCTACGGGCCCGGTCCGATCCGGCCGATGCCCGGTGGCCCGATCCGGCGGCAGCCCAGCACGGCGATGGTGGTCCGGCCCGGCTCGTCGGAGGCGAGCCTGACCGTCGTCGACGTCGCCAATCCCGACCGGCCGGCCGTCGAGTGGGTCGAGACGATCAGCGGCTCGTACGTGGCCGCACGACTGCACGACGGCGTGGCCCGCATCGTGCTGGGCTCCGCGCCGCACGTCGTCTACCGCCCGATGCAGGACGGCGAGTCCGCCCAGGCCGCGACCGACGCCAACAAGGCGAGGCTGCACAAGGCCCCGGCCGAGGACTTCCTGCCGACCCGTCAGGTCCACGACGGCGCCGGGCACCTGACGGCCTCCGGTCCGTTGCTGCGGTGCACCGACGTGAGCCGACCGGCGCAGGAGTCCGGCAGCGGGATCATCACGATCCTGACCGTCGACACCCGGCAGGATGCCGCGCGCTTCACCTCCGCCCGCGGCACCGGGGTGGTCGGCACCGGCGATCTGGTCTACAGCAGCGCCGATCGGTTGTATGTGGCCACCACCGAGGGCGGCTGGAACTCCGCGCGCCCGGTCCCGGCGGCGGGTTCGACACCCGCCGCACCGGTTGAACGTCGGACCGCCATCCATGCGTTCGACGCGACCGGGCGCGCGGCCACTCCGTACCTCGGCAGCGGGACCGTCGACGGTTTCCTGCTGGGCCGCTGGGCCTTCTCCGAGCACAACGGCTACCTGCGCGTGGCGACCACGACAGGTCAGCCGTGGGCGCCGCCCGGCGAGGGGCCGTCCGGCCCGGGAACCTCGCAGAGCAGTGTCGTGGTGCTGGCCGAGAAGCCGGACGGGCTGCGCCAGGTCGGCAGCGTGAGCGGGTTGGGCGCCGGCGAGCGCATCTACGGGATCCGGTGGTTCGACGACCTGGCCGCAGTTGTGACCTTCCGGCAGATGGACCCGCTGTACCTGGTTGATCTGTCCGACCCGCACTCGCCGGCGTTGCGCGGTCAACTCGAGCTGACCGGCTACTCGGCCTACCTGCACCCGACCGGCAGCTCACGGCTGATGGGCATCGGGCAGGACGCCGACGCGCAAGGCCATCCGACCGGCCTGCAGGCTCAGGAGTTCGACGTCTCGCGGTTGGCGCACCCGACTCGGACCGGCAAGGTCGAGTTCGGTCAGGGCTCGACCACGGTCCAGAACGACTCCCGGGCGTTCACGTATCTGACTGACCGTCAGCTGGCGGTGCTGCCGGCGTTCGTGACCGAGCAGGTCAAGTGCCCGCCGAACGCCCAGTGTTACAGCGCAGGGCCCGGCTTCGTCGGTCAGATCAGCGTCCCCGCAGCGTTGGCGATCAGCGTCGACAGCCACGGCGGGCTGCACCAGGCCGGCAAGTTCGTCGCGGACTCGATGATCGTCCGGGTACTGCCGGTGGGCGGCCGCCTGGTCGCGATCAGCGGGACATCGGTGTATCTGCTGGACCCGGACGGGCTGAAGGAGATCGGCTCGACGCGGATAGCGCCGCAGCAGGCGAACCAGCCGCAGCCGATGACTCGGTGA